From the Excalfactoria chinensis isolate bCotChi1 chromosome 1, bCotChi1.hap2, whole genome shotgun sequence genome, one window contains:
- the TNFRSF13C gene encoding tumor necrosis factor receptor superfamily member 13C, which translates to MQERSAMASPGKADGSASCLSSQCFDPLTRSCVMCSELFGDNTTEPAPGVPSSDTLPTVPSTDLPSSLLIFGVPALVGLLLALAALWGFLACKLGKRRRKRRKTEQEVEESLGDAGLLPSSGCLEVSTPEGSADPAQIPCPHRNGGLRTPRRDGAKRRPCCQGDAKGDVVLLATTWPHHKEHGHSFPLPATELGATALVTTKTTQECVGEERL; encoded by the exons ATGCAGGAGCGCTCGGCCATGGCCTCCCCGGGAAAAGCAGACGGTAGTGCCTCCTGCCTCTCCTCCCAGTGCTTCGACCCCCTAACCAGGTCCTGCGTGATGTGCTCTGAGCTGTTTGGGGACAACACAA CAGAACCCGCCCCTGGAGTGCCCAGCTCAGACACACTGCCCACTGTCCCCTCCACGGACCTGCCCAGCAGCCTCCTGATCTTTGGGGTCCCTGCGCTGGTGGGGCTCCTCCTGGCCCTGGCAGCTCTCTGGGGCTTCCTTGCCTGCAAGCTGGGGAAGcgaaggaggaagaggaggaagacgGAGCAGGAGGTTGAAG AAAGCCTGGGAGATGCCGGCCTCCTGCCCAGCTCCGGCTGCTTGGAAGTCAGTACTCCAGAGGGCAGTGCTGACCCAGCACAGATCCCCTGCCCACACCGCAACGGAGGTCTGAGGACacccagaagggatggagcgAAGCGGCGGCCATGCTGCCAGGGTGATGCCAAGGGTGACGTGGTGCTGTTGGCCACAACCTGGCCCCACCATAAGGAGCATGGCCACAGCTTCCCACTGCCAGCCACCGAGCTGGGAGCCACTGCCTTGGTCACCACCAAAACCACCCAGGAGTGTGTGGGTGAAGAGAGACTGTGA
- the SHISA8 gene encoding protein shisa-8 has translation MAPRSRGRMERSYVVGICCLVLLEQSWSAEPGTGDGGNSSRAPAVEDTAPAPTEPTPGGDRCRGYYDVMGQWDPPFNCNAGIYQYCCGTCGYRFCCQFKARRLDQSGCSNYDTPNWVNTGQPPARVDESPEGPTRDKTNMIVYIICGVVAIMVLVGIFTKLGLEKAQGPQTEMTVSRTLTDLLKQPGHGPSEHIDGLMGSMQVQLGEGLPRGPSRNSTDKLPLNNAVDSTSVTPLGRPHGHSKRPPLGSSLSPPAPSYTAYTALTAGESIPEDLYMRFGGPEVPPTSTLPFPTTEGPEGCPPPGVTKAKGLPKAPGGSAFPGGWEGGLPRALRRPGPTAPLYGQSHRHLATNSKTEVTV, from the exons ATGGCCCCCCGGAGCCGCGGGCGGATGGAGCGGAGCTACGTGGTGGGCAtctgctgcctggtgctgctagagcagagctggagtgCCGAGCCCGGCACTGGGGACGGCGGTAACAGCAGCCGGGCACCAGCGGTGGAGGACACAGCCCCCGCACCTACTGAGCCCACCCCAGGAGGGGACCGTTGCCGCGGGTATTACGACGTGATGGGACAGTGGGACCCTCCGTTCAACTGCAACGCCGGCATCTACCAGTACTGCTGTGGGACCTGTGGGTACCGCTTCTGCTGCCAGTTCAAGGCCAGGCGCCTGGACCAGAGCGGCTGCTCCAACTACGACACCCCAAACTGGGTGAACACGGGGCAGCCGCCCGCCCGCGTGGATGAGAGCCCTGAGGGCCCCACCCGTGACAAGACCAACATGATCGTCTACATCATCTGCGGCGTGGTGGCCATCATGGTGCTGGTGGGCATCTTCACCAAGCTGGGCCTGGAGAAGGCGCAGGGCCCCCAAACCGAGATGACTGTCTCCAG GACGCTCACCGATCTGCTGAAGCAGCCAGGCCACGGCCCCTCCGAGCACATTGACGGCCTGATGGGTAGCATGCAGGTGCAACTGGGTGAAGGGCTGCCCCGGGGGCCCTCGAGGAACAGCACAG ACAAGTTGCCCCTGAACAACGCGGTGGACAGCACCAGTGTCACCCCACTGGGGCGGCCTCACGGCCACAGCAAGCGCCCACCTCTGGGCAGCAGCCTGAGCCCACCAGCCCCCAGCTACACTGCCTACACTGCGCTCACGGCTGGAG AGAGCATTCCTGAGGACCTCTACATGCGTTTTGGGGGGCCAGAAGTGCCCCCCACCAGCACTCTGCCCTTCCCAACCACTGAGGGGCCCgagggctgccccccaccagggGTCACCAAGGCCAAGGGCCTCCCCAAAGCACCAGGgggctctgccttcccagggggctgggagggaggcCTCCCCCGGGCCCTACGCCGGCCTGGGCCCACAGCACCGCTGTATGGCCAGTCCCACCGGCACCTGGCCACCAACAGCAAGACTGAGGTCACCGTCTGA